One stretch of candidate division WOR-3 bacterium DNA includes these proteins:
- a CDS encoding SMC family ATPase, with protein MFKLKSLTIRNLFQYKEANIPFSSQINLIVGANGSGKTNILNCIYYAITGDLPFKKELCIRRNADSNDAYVILVLDFKGKELVITRNLKEKAKAIFDGKEFFGNAEIASLLQGIGLKRNVFDNCIFLRQGEIRKFINATPKERIQLFLEILDIKKLDRLYQELGIFIKENTAKYSIDYSQEYNKYLKLKTEYDSLHNTRTLEELLEIKKKQNQLEHIKFQLRRKHDELRNICNKLNEIEADLAALASIEGIDINLSPSELDRAAKYCQNLIDYKDHFRRLLKKWQQRCGPVIYSEKDLIDIDKEISILERESKQIYQNINILKSKKACPLCLRPIDEDDLFARLKKEHMQKQLLKQQKEKIKEELEEKKLKYERRRDIYSEIAKLKEEKKSLFAIKYDIQNPERFLAEYKTIRELSQKRLRLLQEKDVLSGRIEQCRNEIFALQDEKDALEKAIPKDIDVDEEIKLCNRKKELELLLKEKERYVALKEEIEIKKTRLQDIDCVRNYLRYNNIPQAILAVFFEKFVNTINSFLEKL; from the coding sequence TAAATCTCATTGTCGGGGCAAACGGTTCTGGTAAGACAAACATCCTTAATTGCATTTACTATGCCATTACAGGCGATCTGCCATTCAAAAAGGAATTGTGCATCCGGCGGAATGCCGACAGTAATGATGCTTATGTCATTCTGGTCTTGGATTTTAAAGGAAAGGAATTGGTTATAACGAGGAATCTAAAGGAAAAGGCAAAGGCAATTTTCGACGGAAAGGAATTTTTTGGAAATGCGGAGATCGCTTCGCTGCTTCAAGGGATTGGACTAAAGAGAAATGTATTTGACAATTGCATTTTTCTGCGCCAGGGTGAAATAAGAAAATTCATCAATGCAACGCCAAAAGAGAGGATCCAGCTATTTTTAGAGATTCTCGATATCAAAAAGCTGGATCGACTCTATCAGGAACTAGGGATATTCATAAAAGAGAATACTGCAAAATATAGCATCGACTATTCGCAAGAATATAACAAATATCTCAAACTCAAGACAGAATACGATTCTCTACATAATACCAGGACACTAGAAGAACTCCTCGAAATAAAGAAGAAGCAAAATCAACTTGAACATATAAAATTCCAATTACGAAGGAAACATGATGAATTGCGTAATATTTGTAATAAATTGAATGAAATCGAGGCTGATCTTGCTGCTTTAGCTTCTATAGAAGGAATCGACATTAATTTGTCGCCATCTGAATTGGACAGGGCTGCAAAGTATTGTCAGAATCTCATTGATTATAAAGACCATTTTCGGCGTCTATTAAAAAAATGGCAACAGCGATGCGGTCCTGTTATCTATTCGGAAAAGGATCTTATCGATATCGATAAGGAAATCAGCATTTTGGAAAGAGAAAGCAAGCAAATCTATCAGAACATAAATATCCTAAAGAGCAAAAAGGCCTGTCCCCTCTGTCTAAGGCCAATTGATGAGGACGATCTCTTCGCGAGATTGAAGAAGGAACATATGCAAAAGCAACTCTTGAAACAACAGAAAGAGAAGATTAAAGAGGAATTAGAAGAAAAGAAACTCAAATACGAAAGGCGAAGAGATATTTACAGCGAAATAGCAAAACTTAAGGAGGAAAAAAAGAGCCTATTTGCCATCAAATATGATATTCAAAACCCGGAAAGATTCTTAGCAGAATACAAAACAATTCGCGAACTGTCTCAAAAGCGACTTCGACTTTTACAAGAAAAGGATGTGCTATCTGGTAGGATTGAACAATGTCGCAACGAGATATTTGCTTTGCAGGATGAAAAGGACGCTTTAGAAAAGGCTATTCCCAAAGATATTGACGTCGATGAAGAAATTAAATTGTGCAATCGCAAGAAAGAGCTAGAATTGCTACTTAAGGAGAAGGAAAGGTATGTTGCTCTGAAGGAAGAAATTGAGATCAAAAAAACTAGATTGCAAGATATAGATTGCGTTAGAAATTACTTGCGATATAATAATATTCCGCAAGCAATTCTTGCTGTTTTCTTTGAAAAATTCGTCAATACGATAAATTCCTTCCTTGAAAAGCTGG